The Rutidosis leptorrhynchoides isolate AG116_Rl617_1_P2 unplaced genomic scaffold, CSIRO_AGI_Rlap_v1 contig30, whole genome shotgun sequence genome contains a region encoding:
- the LOC139882721 gene encoding uncharacterized protein, whose translation MVYGLNEARDRNELWHDLRLLEQQIYGSWIVHGDFNAMVRSTDKIRVDIGLIENTNQGCQYTWSNYQDVEDRIGCKLDRSLINVSCSEVFPGVYTEVLEPGVSDHSPVIIHLRAFVRGSRKPFRFFNMWMTYPGYNDLLAGV comes from the exons atggtttATGGATTGAATGAAGCTAGGGATAGGAATGAATTGTGGCATGATCTTAGATTGTTAGAGCAGCAGATATATGGGTCGTGGATTGTACATGGAGATTTCAACGCAATGGTTAGGAGCACTGATAAAATTAGAG TCGATATAGGGCTTATCGAAAACACAAATCAAGGGTGTCAATATACATGGTCTAACTATCAAGATGTTGAGGATAGAATCGGATGTAAGTTGGATAGAAGCTTAATTAATGTAAGTTGTAGTGAAGTGTTTCCAGGAGTGTATACTGAAGTGTTGGAACCAGGCGTATCAGACCATTCACCTGTTATTATTCATTTGAGAGCATTTGTTCGTGGGTCTCGGAAACCGTTTCGATTCTTCAATATGTGGATGACGTACCCTGGTTATAATGATTTACTAGCTGGAGTTTAG